DNA from Aggregatimonas sangjinii:
AACCAAATCGGAATGTTTACTGTAGGTACCCGCATTGCCTTTTATCGTTACCGCTTCGGGGCATAATTCCCGCGCCATTTTCATGGGCATGCCCGAATGAATACCATACCCTCGGGTCTCGTAGCTACAAGCGGCCACTACGCCACGGTCGCTCAGCCCACCGACAAGGACCGGCTTGCCTTTTAAACGGCTATCTATTTGGCGTTCTACCGATACGAAAAAAGTATCGAGATCTAGATGTAAGATTGTTTTGTTCATTGCTATCCTAAAAACGGATAGCTAATATATGGAATTATTCCTATTTTTTGGATTATATCCAATATATTACAATAAAAAAACGTCCTGCATTGAGCAGGACGTTTAGTACTTAAATCGATTGAATAGTTAAGTGCTTTTATACAAACGCAAAGCCTGTAGCTATTCTAAAAAGCAATGCGTAGAGCCCCATTGCAATTAATGTGAAACTAAACCATGCGTAAATTTTCATGTAGTTTTTCAACAAATAGTTTCCCAAATTTCTAAATCCTTCTAAATAAATTTCCCTAATAAGTAAAGTTGTCTTCATATGCATTTCATTTTATATAGTCTACTGCAAAGATGGTGCTAGATAGGAAGTTTAGTATATATAACAGCTAAAAGGATAAAAATTCAGTTGAAAGGAAACACCTTTGCAGCTTAACCGAATTGTATGCATTTTAAAGATCGTTTTTCACAGTAGCGACCGATTCTTCACATTTTGAAAGGAAATCTAATAGATTTTGCCCCTAGCGATACGAATAAGGTTGCAGGTACAAAAAACCCCGTTTCCTAAAATCGGAAACAGGGCTTTCAAACAAACCAACTCAAACCTTCGGTAATTTCTTATTGTCCGAATTTGTAGCCAAACGTGGCCAGAAGCATCAAGTTTTTCAAATTGGAGGTATTGGTCGTAGAAATATCGAATAGACCGAATTCCGTTCCGATACCTACTTCGAAACTATCATTGAAAATGATTCCAACGCCAGTATGGAAACCTAGATCTAAGCTTTTGAAATTATTGCCCGCAGTATTGCCGATCTCTAACCGCTCACCTGCAAGATTTGCGGAGACCAGCACCCCGACATTCAATCCGGCAGTAGCAAAAAAGTATCCCGAACCCCCCACTTCAAAAAATTCATAGCGCGCTCCCACAGGAAGGTCAAGGTAAAACAGATTGAAATTTCCGGCAGCGGAAGAAGCTCCCTTCTTTGCGAAACCAAGTCCCGAACCTAGATAAAAGTCGTCGGTCAGATCAAACTCGATGGTGCCTCCTATCTTGACTCCCAATGCCCTCCCAAACAGAGCATCGTCACCCGGGTCTGGGGACGTGATGTTCGCGAGCCCAATACCACCTCTAACACCAAAAATTTGTGCTTGGGTCGAAAAGCTTGCCATTACAACCATTAAAACCATAAGTACTTTTGCAGAATTTTTCATAGTCCGTATTTTTTGAAGATTATGGATTTTCGTGTTCTCGAAACATCCGATTATTTAGATGGGAGAAAGGTATAGAGAAAGCCTATCCAGCGAAATACCCCCTAAGTTGTATTTTTTTCTACTGGTTTTCCAGTATATTGAATTTTAGGTATTTATAGTACCATATAGATATAGTATATTGGCTTTAGCAATGATGAAACACCGAAATCGAATGCGCGTTTTATTCCATCTAATTCTACTATATCTACCCTTCAGTATTTCTGGCCAAATAGAAGGGGAACAGTATAGAGATAGCCTGCTTATGGAGCTGCAGCATTTAAAAAACCTCGAAAAAGAACAGCAAGACGCCGACATCATGAGTGACAAGGTAGCCCTCCTTTGTTTACTCGCGAGGGAATATGATGGCATTGATTCTACTAAAACCTTTGATTTCGCTTTCGAAGCGCTAAAAATCAGCGAGAAGCGCGAATACCGGATTGGCGTAATCGACGCCAATTTTACTTTGGGAAGGGCATTCATGTATATCGATCCCACCGAGGCCGCCGGTTATCTAGAGGAAGGGTATCTGCTGGCGGACAAACTTGTTAAAAACGATTCTTCGCAAAAACTATTAAAACTTTGGGCAAATGGGACCTATAATCTCGGCCTTAGCTATGGTTATATGGGAAAACACCAAAAGGAAATCGAGTTTACCAGCCAGGTAATTCCCGTTGTTGAAAAATTGGGAGATTCCCTTTTTCTAGCGAATATTTACACCAACCTAGGTGTGAAATACCTGAATCTAGTCAATCATAAAGATGGATATCACAGCTTGAGAAGAGGCCGGGAAATCTATAAATCGCTGAACGACCCACAGGAGACGACGTTTAATATCATTCAAATGGCAATGGCCTTCGAAGGTCTAGATTCTTTGGGTCAGATGAAGAAGACGTTGGCCGAAGCCAAAGTTCTTCTTGAAAAGTACCCCAATGTCTTCGACAAATTCAATTACAACCTACAAGAAAGCCAGTATTATCTGCGTACCGAACGACCGAAGAACGCCATCGAATCACTTGACCGGATTCTAGGCCTGGTAGAGAACGATACAAACTCCAAACTGTACGGAATGGTAATGCAGCGCTATGCCAGAGCCTATAAAGGAATACAGGACTTTGAACGTGCTTCTGACTATGCTACGAAGTATATCGCCAACTCAAAAGCGACGCAAAGCGGAATGGGTTGGTTCGAAGGCCTTTATGAACGTTCGGAGTACCATGCCGCGGCCGAGCATTACGAAGATGCCTATAAAGATCTGTTATTGGCCGTTGATATCTACGATAGCCTGGAAACTATGAATACCATAGCCAAGCTTGAAGAACTAAATATCAAATTCGAGACTGCCGAACAGGAAAAAGAGATATTGGGCCTGAGAGTTAAAAACGAGGAAAAGAAATCGCATGCCTATCTTTTAGGTGCTTTGGCCAGTATACTGGCCTTTATACTTTTCATAGGATATTATGCCTATAACCAAAAACTGAGAAAAGCGCGTAAGAAAGAGCTCAGGCAGGAAGCAGAGGTGAATTTGCTAAAACAGGAACAGCAGAACAAGATTTTTTCCGCTATGATAGAAGGGCAGGAGAAAGAACGCAAACGACTGGCCATAGATCTTCACGACGGTCTTGGGGGAAGGCTAAGCGGTATTAGCATGAACCTTTCCAAGTTGGATAAGGACGAGCCCAAACAATATCCGAAGAAACAATTACAAAAGGTCATGAAGGACCTGGACGATTCGCTCACCGAGTTGCGAACCATAGCCAGGAACATGATGCCGGAAACCTTGGTGAAATTCGGACTTCAAGCAGCATTGAAAGATTATTGCAGCAGCATGACCGGAAAGGACACCAAGGTAACACTGCAATTTTATGGTGGGGACAAAGGCATCGGAATACAACAGCAGGTAACGATGTATCGGGTGATACAAGAACTGATCAACAACGCCATTAAGCATGCAAAGGCTTCGGAAGTTTTGGTGCAATATATGCGCGAGGGAAACAATGTGGACATCACGGTCGAAGACAATGGTATCGGTTTTGAAAAAAATAAGAATAACACCCACGATAATGGAATGGGATTATCGAACTTACGAACCCGAGTAGCCTATTTAAAAGGGGACCTCGATTTTCATAGCGAAGTCAACGAAGGGACAACGGTTAACGTACATATCAATATCGATGCAGCATAAACCTATTAGCGTACTGATCGTAGATGATCACCCGATGGTCATCGAAGGACTAAAAACCCTTTTGAGCGATGATGAACGGGTTGCCATAAAAACCCATTTTACCAACGGGCAAGACACCCTTGATTTTTTGGAGACCGAAATCGTAGATGTGATTTTATTGGACGTAAACCTTCCCGATATCAATGGTGTGGAAATGGTAAAAATGATTCTGGACAAACGCGCGACCATCAATATTCTCGGCTTGAGCACCTACAGCGAACCGAGCATCATCAACCAAATGATCAAGAACGGTGTGAAAGGATACCTGCTGAAGAATGCCACTTCCGATGAACTGGTCACTGCGATTTCACAGGTTCACGAAGGTCATTTTTATTTTGGAAGCGAAGTACAAAAAATTTTGGCGGATTCGGTGACCCAGGAAACGCAGGATATTCCAAAACTTACACGAAGGGAAACCCATATCCTAAAATTGATCGCCGAGGGTAAAACGACCAATACCATTGCGGAAGAACTTTTTATAAGTCCGCTTACGGTGGAAACCCATCGACGTAACCTCATGCAGAAAATGGAGGTTTCGAATGCGGCATCCCTTATCAAAATAGCGATAGAAAAAAAGTTGATTTAGCTACTATGGCACATTCCAAAAGTGCGTGAAGCTTCCCAAGAATCGACTGTGCGTCAATTTGGCCATTACCTTCCCGTAAAGTTTTAATGTAGTTTTAATCGCTCCATAGCGAGATTTTCGTTACAAACCATCCAAATTAATACGGCATAAAAAAACCGTAGACCTACTTATTTTTGACTCCGTAACTTTTTGTCCAAGAAATTCCTTGCCCACATCATTCTACTAGAACCCTATTTTCATCCCTATTGCCTAAAACATATTTTAAAATGTAAACCTCCCGCAAATCAATCCCCCTAATTCTTGAAATCTCACTATATTAGTCAGATACTTAAAATTGAAAACAACCCAATATGCAATTCAAAACAATCAACTACACGAAAACACTAATTTTTGCGCTAACCCTCGCGCTTTTGTCATGCGGGGAAAAACCGGATGACACCCCATGGACCGAGCTGTTCGATTCCAAAACACTTAATGGTTGGTCGCAGCTGGGTGGTGAAGCAACTTACGAAGTTCGGGATGGGGCTATCGTAGGGACTACGGTTTCCGGTACGCCAAACTCCTTTCTTACTTCAGACAAAATGTACGGGGATTTTATATTGGAATTAGAGTACAAAGTAGATTCCTCTATGAATTCGGGAATTCAAATACGAAGCAATAGCTATCCCCACTATAAAGATGGCAGAGTACATGGCTATCAAATTGAAATAGACCCTTCGGACCGCGCGTGGAGTGCAGGAATCTTCGACGAGGCTCGCAGAGGATGGCTGCACCCTTTGGCAGACGACAACACCGCCGCAAAAGAAGCCTTTAATCAGAACGACTGGAACCATTACCGCATCGAAGCCTTGGGCGACACCCTGAAAACTTGGATCAATGGTGTTCCCGCTGCACATTTGGTCGATGATCAAACCGATAAGGGATTCATCGGTCTACAGGTACATTCCATACGGGACACCCAAAAAGCCGGGACCGAGATACTCTGGAAAAATATTCGTATCCTGACTGAAGATCTGGAAAAGTATGCCCAAAAAACACCGTTGCCCCTTGTCGATAAAAAGAATGAACTTACCAAGAACGAAGCAGATCAAGGTTGGAAAATGCTTTGGGACGGCGAAACTACCGAAGGGTGGAGGGGCGCGAAATTGGATAGTTTTCCAGAGCAAGGCTGGATCATCGAAGATGGGGAGCTTATCGTACTTTCCACTGGTGGCGAAGAATCCGCTGCTGGTGGTGATATCGTCACGACCAAGAATTATGGCGATTTTGAATTGATGGCCGATTTTAAGCTTACCGAAGGTGCCAATAGCGGAATCAAGTATTACGTCGATACCGAAATCAACAAGGGTGAGGGCTCCTCAATCGGTCTGGAATACCAAATCCTTGACGACGACAAACATCCTGACGCCAAAGAAGGAAATCATGAAGGAAGTAGAACCGTAGCCTCTTTGTACGACCTTATACAGGCCGATCCGAAGAAGCCGATAAATCCCATCGGGGAATGGAATCGAGCTCATATCATCTCTAAAGACAATCATGTAGAGCATTACCTGAACGGCGCCAAAGTCTTGGAATACGACCGTAAAAGCGATGCGTACAGAGCATTGGTTGCCAACAGCAAGTACGTTAATTGGCCCAATTTCGGGGAGTTGGACAGTGGTCAGATTTTATTGCAGGACCATGGTGATCGGGTCAGCTTCAAAAACATTAAAATCAAAGAACTTACCAAAGAATAAACCTATGACAACGAGACGCAGTTTTATAAAAAAGACCTCAGCTGGTAGCGTTGCTTTATCCTTGGCCGGGCTAACACTACCCTCAATGGCCAACGCCAATATCCTCGGCGCGAATGACCAGATCAATTGTGCGGTCGTTGGGGTCCGTAGCCGTGCCAAGGCACACGTTTTGGCCATTCATAGCTGCGACAATGCCAAGATTCTTTATAGCTGCGATGTAGACGATACCATTTTGGAGGAACACAATACCTGGTGCCAAAAAAACATCGGTTATATCCCGAAAGTAGAAAAGGATTTCAGGAAAGTTCTCGAAGATAAAGATGTAGATGCCGTATTTATCGCAACTCCGGAACACTGGCACGCCCCAATGGCCATACTGGCCATGCAAGCAGGTAAACATGTGTATTTGGAAAAGCCATGCAGTCACAACCCCCATGAAAACGATCTGTTGGTCGCTGCCCAAAAAAAGTATGGAAAGAAAGTGCAAATGGGCAACCAGCAACGCTCGGCCAGGACTTCCATCATGGCCATAAAGGATATCAGAGAGGGTATTATCGGAGAGGTGTACAAAGGGGAAGCCTATTATACAAATAATCGCGGTTCGATCGGTATCGGTAAAGAAATCGAAGTGCCTAAAACCTTGGATTGGGAAATGTGGCAAGGCCCAGCGATTCGGGAGGCCTATAGGGATAACATTCACCCTTACAACTGGCATTGGTTCCGAACCTGGGGAACGGGCGAAATACACAACAACGGCACGCACGAAATCGATCTTTGTCGATGGGCCCTAGGCGTTGACCTTCCGGATAGCGTTACTTCCTTCGGAGGTAAATATACCTATGAAGATGACTGGGAGTTCGCAGATAACCAACAAGTAACCTTTACCTACCCTGAAGATAAATTCATTACCTGGACAGGCCATAGTCGCGGCATGATGCAACCCGAACAACCGGGACGCGGAGCGACAATTTACGGTAGCAAGGGTGCCATTCGCATGGACCGCAACTTTTACAAATTATTCGATTTACAAGGAAACCTTATAAAATCGGAAATGGAAGATGCCGACAGTGCCACTACCAACACTATGGGACAGGGAGGCTTGGATGTCAACCACGTGGGCAACTTTTTCGATGGCATACGAACCGACAAGTCATTGCACGCCGAAATCAAGGATGCCAGTATCTCTACCATGCTTTGTCATCTCGGGAATATGGCTCAAGATGCGGGTGAAACCTTAAAAATCGATCCAGCTACCGGAAAAGTCCTTAATAACGAAAATGCGATGAAAGCTTGGAAACGCGACTATGCCATGGGTTGGGAACCTAAGTTGTGAGAGTTCTGTTCATTACCATCGATTGATTTTAAACCATGTAGTTTTGCATGAATATTCCTTAAGTAAAAAGTTGAAAATGGCGTACTAGCCTATAAATGTCAGCAATGCATTTTTGACCGCCCTACACTTTAAGGGAATTTCTGCCTAGAAGCTATTTTTCCAACAAAAAGAACCAAGAACAAGTCCCTCCCCTTTGCGGGAACTTGCTCTTGGCTCTTGATTTTTAAGCAATCGCTTATATAAATGTTACTTTTAAGGGAATTTCTTGGGAAATTCTATTTCCGGACCATGATCCGATGTGAAATTTCCTCACCGTTCACCATCCCTTTTAAAATATACAGACCCTCTGAAATGGTTGCGAGATTTACGGTTACTTCTCTTCCTCTAACCGTTGTATTCACCTCATGGCTTACCGACATGTAATCTACAAGTACGAATGTATCAATGTTCGATACGGTAGTGCCCCATAAGATGGTCGCAAAGGTATTGGCAGGATTTGGATACAGCAATTCACCCTTGGAAGCAATGGTTGAGCCAGCACTGTTTCCGTTAGGCTCAACGCCCCAGACCAGTTCCCCATTGATGTATGCGGTAATGGTCGTGGTTTCATCGAATCGATTACCAATTTCTTTGAAGGAATAATCATCGCTCTCGTCAAAAGAAGACCAATCCTGTTTAAATATCTGGGTTTTGATGTCCCCTGTTCCACTAAAGGCATACAAATCGCCGGCATCGGCCGTAAAGCCGACCTCAAAATACTGTTCCGAACCGTTAGCGGCCGTAGCGAATGACCCTATAGTGTTGTCCTTTCCAAGTTGAGCATAATCGATACGCGAGTTTAATGCAGCTGTATTTTCCGGTGTAAACCAATAGCGCATCGTAACATCTTCCAATGTCACTCCCCTATTACCTACATTAATAAGCTGCAATTCAGGCTTTATTCTGTTGTTGGTTACATTATCCCTATTGCGATGGAGCACCCTGAGCTGTGGCTCCTGATTTTCCGAAACTTCAGGTTCTTCTCCCCAAATGAGGTTACCGTCCCAATACACCGTGATGGTGTTGGTCTCCATGAGCTTTGTAAAATCGGCATAGCTATAATCATCGCTTTCATTAAAATCGGAAAAGTCACTTTTGGAAATTCGAGATTTAATAACTCCGGAATTCCCGAAAGCCGCAACGGAAGTTCCCTCGGCAAATGAGTATGTCACATAATAGTTGGCACCATCACGCGCATCGGTCAATGCTGTAAACTCACCAGCGATATTCTCATTGCCCAACTGGGCATAATCAATGTAAAAATTCAACGGATTAAAGTCCTCGGCCGTGAACCAATAGCGCACCGAAGCCCGATTTAAATCTATTTCGCTATCCGACTCGTTTCTCAACAGAAGCTGCGGTTTAATGTCGGAATTATCCAACTTGTACTTATCGCCATCTTGGTAATCGACAATAAGAAAGGGCGCTATAACAGCTACTTCTTCGGAATAACAGGAAAAACTGTCCTCCTCGAGCAATGCCGCTACTCGATAGGTATAACCTTCACCGGAAGTTACTCCCGAGTGTATGTAGCTTGTTTCATTGCTAGACAATCTCGCCAATTCGGCAAAATCACCGTCTTCGGTCTTGAATTCCAAAACGAATCCGGAACTTTCGGACAAACTGCTTTCCCACGTAATTTCTACTTCCGTTGGGGAGATCCCCTTGGCCGAAATTGCCTCAATTGCTTGAAGGTCGATAATAATCTCTAAATTTTCGGACACACTAAGAACATCCGAAGCCAAAATAGTACCGTTTTTGGAAATCGTGTAGGGCTGGGGAACATTAGATGCCACGTTGTAAAAGCTCAAAGATCCATCTTCTTGTGGGAATTTTAACTCCCCATTAAAACTGACCAAAAGATCCTGTAGATCAGCCCCGCAGTTAGCGATATTCATTTGCACCGTAAAAGGAGTCGTCTCCGTAGGTACATCATTGTAAATCTCCGACCATTCACTGATACCGATGACGGATTTATAGGGCTCAAAAACGGCATCTTCTTCTGGAGTGCCAGCAGCATTCCATACAAACCAACCTTCCTTTTTCTGATCGAAGCCGTCAAAAGTTCCCTCTTCTACGGTCCATAATCCAAATAGTAAGCCCGCCTCATTGGGGTTATCGACCCATCTGTGCAACTGAATGTTTTCTATGGAAGGCAAACGTTGGTCGGTCTTTTTCCAGAAGTAAGCCAATGCGGCCGCTTGCGTCGTTTCGTTGGCATTGGGACTTTTTTCTGGATTGGAACTGAACCCGTTCTCCGATAACAAAATCGTCCGTACTTTTTTACCATTGTACAATAGGTCTTTTTGCCGTACGTAGGCATCGATCATCTCAAGGTTCTTCGGTGTGATCTCAGGCGTATTGAAATTGAACTGTGTTTTTGCCGGTGGATCGTTCCAAACATTGGGATTGAATAGATTTACCGGATAGGAATGCCATCCGATGCCCCATTCAAAATCCCCTTCTTTTTTACTAAGGTCTACGAGCACATTCAAAATATCCTTTGATTTAAAATTGACCGCGCTTACCGGTTTACTGTTAAAGTGTTTGGTGAAGGAAGTAAACACTTTGGCCGTAGGGTTGTGTTTTCTAATCGTGTAATGTACGGTCCTCAACGAACGGTTATAAATTTCGGTATACAATTCCACTGGCTTCTGTCCGGCATGTGTCCAAGCCGTATGGGCATCCACCTCATTGTGTATGATCCATTGGTCGAGACGACCGTATAATTTGTCCGGTCTTGAATAGCGTTCCGAAAGAAAATCAACCATGGCTGCATAGTATTCAACACCTTCGGCACTGGTTACATTGGCCATGCTGTAGAGCCCTAAACTTGCATCTGGATGAACGAAAATCCGATTTACATCCTCATTCGTTATGTTAATGGGTATCAAGAGAACAAAGGCAGCTTTGATGTCGCTATCGGATAATCGCTTGAGACGGGTGTCCAAATTATTCACAAATCCCGTATTGATGTTGTAGGTCTTTCCGTTAAACTCATGTGTTAAGTCCGATGGGTTTAAACTGAAAACCCCATTCAACAAGAGGTTGATTTTCATACTCTTGATATCAAGGTCTTCCAGATCCTGAAAATTGGACAGTGTGGAAGGCGTTAGCCCATCGAGCCCTTTTATGGTTTCGGCCTTATCTTCGGCTATGTTATTCTCGCTAATTCTGGAAATGTCGCTCGCCCAGGTTGCATTCGAAGTGTATTCGTAGGTAGTGTCACCGGTTTTGGAAACCACTGCCCAGCGCGAATAAAGGCGGTCATAATTATGATCGGAACGTGCTTGAAATCTTTCCAAATTCACCGAGAAAGACCCATCTTTAATGGTTAGGGGAACGACAACATCAAATTCGTTTTGATCAAATCCGTATAGATGGGGTTCTATTTCTGCCAGAAAGAGCCCATCGGACCCGTTATTAATTGTTCCGGAGATACGAACGGAATCCAAATCTACCTGCACCTTGGTGATACTATCCGTGAAATTCGTACTTAGATAGTTCAGGAACTCTTGGTTGATGGCCCTACTCACAAATTTATCGCTCGTTTGCTCATCGGTCAATTCCTGTGCGGTTGGTTTTCGTAAGGTAAAGTTTCGAACGAATATGGTTTTCTCTTCCCCTTCGTTTTTTCCGAAATCAAAACGGAACACCGTGCGTTCCGTGTCTTGAAAATTATCGACGATCAATCTTGGATTGATGGTGAACTTGGTCCAATCGGTGGCGGGTGGGATTTCTCCGGCGACCAACTTTTGGGCACCGGTGATTGGCGGGCCGTAGAAAACTTCCAACTCATTATAAGGCTCTTCGGATCGATATTCAAATTCTAGAATGTAGGTATCGTCGATATCGTAAATGGCGGATATGGGTTTAGACCGTATCCATGGGTCATTTTCGGAGGTGTTCAGCTCGTAAGACCCGTCCGGCAGTTCGGTGCCTACCAGAAAAGGACTTGTAGCATTCACGTCCAACTCAAAAGCCACCGTTTCCTTTACTTCCAATGCTAGCTGCTCGGCGTTGGTCGCCTCTCTAAGCACCAGGTTATTTAAATTGATATCGAGATTGGGCAACCTGCCCAAATCGAATCTCAGGATATCATAGGTAGCATCGCTCCAGTTGGGTGCGCTAATAGACATTATGGCGCTAAAATTCGTTGGTGTCGAGGCGGCTGGCAGACTACCCAATTGTGCCCTTCTAGCTCCACTAAATGGCGTTCCAAAGAAAATCTGCAAATCGTCCAGACCACTTTGCGAAGTGTAATCAAAGCTGACTACGAAAGTCTTGTTCGGATCGTAGGTGGTCGTTATTTCTTCACTCGCCACCCACGGATCGTTGCCTAAGGTCGCGACGTCATAACTGCCATCGGGCAGCTGGGAGGAAAGTGTCAATTGGTTGACCGCATTGCCATCTAGATTCAGGGGAATTACCTCACCCGGAGCCGCTGCACGCAATTGTACATTTCTGACAGTCAGGTTTTGCCCAGGCGTTTTACCAAAATCAAAACGGATACGTTCATAAGCGCTGTCCCAAGTGGGTGCCTCGTACTTCATAAACGCTTTGAAAGTGCGATAGGTAGAAGAGGCAACCAAAGGGCCGAAATCTACACGTCGAGCCGGGTTGACCGGTGCGCCATAAAAAATTTGAAAATTGTCCAAACCTTCTTCCGCGATATAATCGAAACTGATGACATACACGGCATCGGGATCAAAATCGGGAATAGGTCGGGTCTGAATCCATGGGTCGGCCCCTTGGGTAGCTAGCTCGTAAGTACCCGTTGGGTTTTCTGTTACGGCCAATTGATTTTTCAAACTTGGATTAAGTTCGAGTGTAAGGTTTTGTGCATTCGAATTAAGGCCGAATAACAGTACAAAAACCAATAAAAAAAGTGATGAGGGTAATTTTGTTTTCATAGTTTTTAATTTGTGGGAAAAGTAGCGCGTACAAATGGAGAAACCATCCTGTACTTACAGGTAAGACGCTAAAAATCAATTCATTGTTTATTTAAATGGTGGTCTCATAATGTCGCAGCAGTACCGAGAGCATGATTTGTGAGGAACTCGAATCGCGTTGATGGAGCAAAACCTTTTATTCGTTTCGATCCCCCAAACAAGTGTGCGGCTGGTTGCGAATTCCAACTTTTTGGATTCAAGCGATTTCCATTGCGGCTTCAAACTTGAAGCTGCTTGTCACTTACGCAAATTCGCGTCGACAAGGTGATTTCGGAAAGGTAGATCTAATGCACTCAAATCCGTTATTTCTCGGTCTGCCGTGTCTTGATCTCGAGCGGGTCGTCTGCAAGGTCTCCTGTTTCGACGCGCCAATTCTCCAGTGCTTTTTTTAACTCGGACTGTTTTTCGGCATAGGCTTGGTCACCTGCAAGATTTGTCAATTGTCCCGAATCGTTATCCATATCGTACAATTCTTCAAAAGGTCTTCCCGATTCCAATTGCTTTAAAAGTCTGTATTGTAAAGGATGCGAATCTTTCGCCTCTAAAGTCGCCTGATAACTTCTATTGGCCCAAGCTTCCTCGACCCTCAAATCCGCCGGAAGTTCGTAGCTCTTTTCGTGCATAAGATTCTGGATGTAATAGAAACGCCCGTCAAAAACAATCCTACTGGGATAATGCTCCACCCGCGGCGGACCATGGGAATTGTGCTCTCCGAAAATATAATCCCGTTCTGCGACTTTTTCGGCTTTACCGGAAAAAATAGGTCGTAAGGATTTTCCCTGCACTGTTTCAGGGATGGCGATATCCACATAATCCAATATGGTCGGCATGATGTCTATATGTGAAATAAGCGCCTCGGAAACCTTATCCTTTGTCACTCCGGGACCACTGACGATGTAGGGCACATGCAAGCCGGCATAATAAGCAGAAGCTTTAGCCCGATGATAAGGCTCACCTTGGTCCCCCGTAAAAATAATCAAGGTATTTTCCAATAGATCATTCTCCCGTAGTGCGGCTATAATTTGTCCTGCACAGGCATCGGCCAACTGTACCGATCCA
Protein-coding regions in this window:
- a CDS encoding DUF5722 domain-containing protein; protein product: MKTKLPSSLFLLVFVLLFGLNSNAQNLTLELNPSLKNQLAVTENPTGTYELATQGADPWIQTRPIPDFDPDAVYVISFDYIAEEGLDNFQIFYGAPVNPARRVDFGPLVASSTYRTFKAFMKYEAPTWDSAYERIRFDFGKTPGQNLTVRNVQLRAAAPGEVIPLNLDGNAVNQLTLSSQLPDGSYDVATLGNDPWVASEEITTTYDPNKTFVVSFDYTSQSGLDDLQIFFGTPFSGARRAQLGSLPAASTPTNFSAIMSISAPNWSDATYDILRFDLGRLPNLDINLNNLVLREATNAEQLALEVKETVAFELDVNATSPFLVGTELPDGSYELNTSENDPWIRSKPISAIYDIDDTYILEFEYRSEEPYNELEVFYGPPITGAQKLVAGEIPPATDWTKFTINPRLIVDNFQDTERTVFRFDFGKNEGEEKTIFVRNFTLRKPTAQELTDEQTSDKFVSRAINQEFLNYLSTNFTDSITKVQVDLDSVRISGTINNGSDGLFLAEIEPHLYGFDQNEFDVVVPLTIKDGSFSVNLERFQARSDHNYDRLYSRWAVVSKTGDTTYEYTSNATWASDISRISENNIAEDKAETIKGLDGLTPSTLSNFQDLEDLDIKSMKINLLLNGVFSLNPSDLTHEFNGKTYNINTGFVNNLDTRLKRLSDSDIKAAFVLLIPINITNEDVNRIFVHPDASLGLYSMANVTSAEGVEYYAAMVDFLSERYSRPDKLYGRLDQWIIHNEVDAHTAWTHAGQKPVELYTEIYNRSLRTVHYTIRKHNPTAKVFTSFTKHFNSKPVSAVNFKSKDILNVLVDLSKKEGDFEWGIGWHSYPVNLFNPNVWNDPPAKTQFNFNTPEITPKNLEMIDAYVRQKDLLYNGKKVRTILLSENGFSSNPEKSPNANETTQAAALAYFWKKTDQRLPSIENIQLHRWVDNPNEAGLLFGLWTVEEGTFDGFDQKKEGWFVWNAAGTPEEDAVFEPYKSVIGISEWSEIYNDVPTETTPFTVQMNIANCGADLQDLLVSFNGELKFPQEDGSLSFYNVASNVPQPYTISKNGTILASDVLSVSENLEIIIDLQAIEAISAKGISPTEVEITWESSLSESSGFVLEFKTEDGDFAELARLSSNETSYIHSGVTSGEGYTYRVAALLEEDSFSCYSEEVAVIAPFLIVDYQDGDKYKLDNSDIKPQLLLRNESDSEIDLNRASVRYWFTAEDFNPLNFYIDYAQLGNENIAGEFTALTDARDGANYYVTYSFAEGTSVAAFGNSGVIKSRISKSDFSDFNESDDYSYADFTKLMETNTITVYWDGNLIWGEEPEVSENQEPQLRVLHRNRDNVTNNRIKPELQLINVGNRGVTLEDVTMRYWFTPENTAALNSRIDYAQLGKDNTIGSFATAANGSEQYFEVGFTADAGDLYAFSGTGDIKTQIFKQDWSSFDESDDYSFKEIGNRFDETTTITAYINGELVWGVEPNGNSAGSTIASKGELLYPNPANTFATILWGTTVSNIDTFVLVDYMSVSHEVNTTVRGREVTVNLATISEGLYILKGMVNGEEISHRIMVRK
- a CDS encoding sulfatase, whose product is MKNRYSIYIAFALVLAALSCKDAKTTPPEKPEDEKPLNVVLILTDDQGGHLEAMGTKGIHTPFTTDLAKDGMLFTNAFASVPSCSPSRSSIMTGMFPHANGHWRNTITPRLVDGDKEFTRESSTIDKVGIHEYISTLPELLKENGYFTAITQKFHMSPPWKFPYDARNEIQNNPKEFKKVISDFIVEAGNKPFFFQANVAPPHRNLDKHMKDFPEFLPNKDSIEVPAYLPDTPKMRDDLAKYYGSVQLADACAGQIIAALRENDLLENTLIIFTGDQGEPYHRAKASAYYAGLHVPYIVSGPGVTKDKVSEALISHIDIMPTILDYVDIAIPETVQGKSLRPIFSGKAEKVAERDYIFGEHNSHGPPRVEHYPSRIVFDGRFYYIQNLMHEKSYELPADLRVEEAWANRSYQATLEAKDSHPLQYRLLKQLESGRPFEELYDMDNDSGQLTNLAGDQAYAEKQSELKKALENWRVETGDLADDPLEIKTRQTEK